From a single Syntrophorhabdus sp. genomic region:
- a CDS encoding Fe-S cluster assembly protein NifU, with product MWEYTDKVREHFLNPRNAGEIEDPDGVAEVGSIACGDALKLSFKLDENKRIADAKFKTFGCASAIASASALTEILKGKTIEEAMKITNQDIADY from the coding sequence ATGTGGGAATACACAGACAAGGTCAGGGAGCATTTTCTCAATCCGAGGAACGCGGGCGAGATCGAGGACCCGGACGGTGTTGCCGAAGTGGGTTCGATAGCGTGCGGCGACGCTCTCAAGCTCAGCTTCAAGCTCGATGAGAACAAACGGATCGCTGACGCGAAGTTCAAGACCTTCGGCTGCGCGAGCGCCATCGCCTCCGCGTCCGCTCTGACGGAGATACTCAAGGGAAAGACCATCGAGGAAGCAATGAAGATAACCAACCAGGACATCGCCGACTACC